The following coding sequences lie in one Silvanigrella aquatica genomic window:
- a CDS encoding bifunctional riboflavin kinase/FAD synthetase: MTSVKSYQTYGNVKVIEQKNAIALTIGNFDGVHLGHCYLINELKKISNHNPIVVLTFDPHPVAYFSADNPKPLLNTLSDKIELLRKSGVDAVIVQKFTKEFSLLSADEFCNWLKQNFNISAVMLGHDFCYGKQRKGNFEHMKAFAEKEHWDIRQTPAFKLYEDQVVSSSFVRQVIAQGQAEEVEKLLSRPYFLPGVVVKGDQRGRLMGFPTANLELDDALVIPKYGVYACYVEIDSDGVLLPAVMNCGVRPTIASGLKLQIEAHILDFSDDIYSRKVKFHLKKFIRGEMKFTGIEQLKEQIAKDVQEARSFFMDNRNDKVNQF; encoded by the coding sequence ATGACTAGTGTAAAAAGTTATCAAACGTATGGGAATGTTAAAGTAATTGAGCAAAAAAATGCAATTGCTTTAACAATTGGAAATTTTGATGGAGTTCATTTAGGGCATTGTTACCTTATAAATGAATTAAAAAAAATATCAAATCATAATCCCATTGTTGTTTTGACGTTTGATCCACATCCTGTTGCCTATTTTTCTGCAGATAACCCTAAACCACTTCTAAATACTTTATCGGATAAAATAGAATTATTAAGAAAATCTGGTGTGGATGCTGTTATTGTTCAAAAATTTACAAAAGAGTTTTCGTTATTATCTGCAGATGAATTTTGTAATTGGCTAAAGCAAAATTTTAATATTAGCGCAGTTATGCTTGGTCATGATTTTTGTTATGGTAAGCAACGGAAAGGTAATTTTGAGCACATGAAAGCTTTCGCGGAAAAAGAACATTGGGATATTAGGCAAACTCCTGCATTTAAGTTATACGAAGATCAAGTAGTCTCATCATCTTTTGTTAGACAAGTTATTGCACAAGGACAAGCCGAAGAAGTTGAAAAACTTTTAAGTCGTCCTTATTTTCTTCCAGGAGTGGTCGTCAAGGGCGATCAGCGCGGCCGATTGATGGGTTTTCCTACGGCAAATTTAGAGCTGGATGATGCACTTGTTATTCCAAAATATGGTGTTTATGCTTGTTACGTTGAAATTGATTCCGATGGTGTTTTACTACCTGCTGTCATGAATTGTGGAGTAAGGCCTACAATTGCAAGTGGCTTAAAATTGCAAATTGAGGCACATATTCTCGATTTTTCAGATGACATTTATTCACGAAAAGTGAAATTTCATTTGAAAAAATTTATTAGGGGTGAAATGAAGTTTACTGGGATTGAGCAACTTAAAGAACAAATAGCAAAGGATGTGCAAGAAGCACGATCATTTTTTATGGATAATCGCAATGACAAAGTTAATCAGTTCTGA